The sequence CCCAGCCGCATTCAGAAGTGGAAGAAGCAATACCTAAGGCCTGTTGGTCCATCGGTGAAATGGGTGATGATCGAGCCCAAGGTCTTCACAAAAACGTATCCACTCAATCGACTGTTGGCTTCAGTACTGTCACGTGAGGAGTTCACTCCGCGCATGACGTTCGTGCAGGGCAAGCTGGCTGACATATCCAAGAACCCGATGTCCGAGTTTTGGACCTGTTTTCTGGAAGATGGCGCGACGCTCACGTCAGACTACCCACCGATGCTTCGTCATGGCATTGAGGTGAACGTAGAGAATGGCCATGACGATGAAGACCTGAAAACGCTTCGAGCGGCGATCTCAAGAGCACCAGTCCCATTTAAACCATTCGATTTCTGACCGTCACGAAAGCCCGAATTGCGTTGCTTGTTCATCTGGAACGCTGTTCGATAGTTACCAAAGAAGGTGTCGCATCGCACGTCTATTACAAAGTTTCGGATTTGCATACATAAACGCGCGTTACATCAGACAACCTTGATATCACCTAGAAAAGCATTCGCGGAGAGCCGCAGTTTCTTTGCGACGAGTGACCGCCAGGGCGTCGGCCGCCGGAGATTTTTGCTTGCGGGACTACGTTCAGAAAGACGGTGACGCCACAATGCGGTATCGTTCCGAACCTAGCCGGATGTGCCACCACAACCACTGTGGATTGGACGCTGTCTGCCGTCGAAGCCGCAGGCTAAGTCCACATACTCATCCGAGAAGCAGAGCGTTAACCATCGGATGGGGTATCGGAAAAATGCCCGCCTCGGGGGACTTGTTCACAATTACAAGGCAAAATGTCGGGCTGGCACAAACCGTCTAAACGGTTCGCCACGCAAGGGGAAATCTAACCGATGGGAATCGAATGACCGATACGGAACAGGAGCTTTGTTCGTTTGAAGATGTGCGCGCTGTCTTGAAAGATATCTCTCTTGATGACGGCCACTACTTTCGTGGCGAGCGGCGCAACGACTATTCGTTGATCCCCAAAATTGGTCGGCTAACAAGTGAGCCGAAGGAGGCGGAGCCCGGGAAACTAATCCTTGATCTCCGGTACCCAGTCACTGTAGTCGACGAGCGTGAAGCCTTTCGACGATTTAAAGCCGCCGCACGCCCGCATCTTATCTCGCCACCAAGCGATGATTGGGACTGGCTGGCACTCGCGCAGCATCACGGGCTACCCACTCGTCTTCTAGATTGGACAACAAATCCACTTGTTGCGTTGTATTTTGCTATCTCCGAATTTGCGGATGATTCTTGGTTGAGGAATGAGAGGGCAAATTCGCCAAATTACAACGGAGGCGCCGCATTTTATGTCATGCGAGTCAAACATCAGCCTCTCGACACAAAAAATTGCGATCCATTCACTAGCGACGGCTTGTTCTTTCCAAGTCACGTTAGTCCACGAATCACTTCGCAAGGCGGTCTCTTCTCGATTCAGCAAAAGCCACATGCAGCATTGCGGTGGGGCCGAATAAGAAAGTTTCATATTCCGTTCTCGGCGAGAATGGATATAAAACGTGAACTTGCTCTCTTTGGGATGACACATAGCTTTATCTATCCTGGACTGGAAGGAATCACCAAGGATTTGCAGGAGCGTATTAACAGCTTTTGACGACCCATTACTCATTCGAAAAATTACACCGTGATCTCATCGCCGGAGGTGAGATCACAGCAACGCGCAGAAAGCTGCCGCTCTGCAAATCAGCTGGCTGGCGGCCGTTTTGCGTCCGACATGAGTCAAGCTCCGAAGCCGCGCTGTGGCTGCGCGAGTGGCTGCGATGATTCGCGTCGATGAGATCTAGCTGGCACTCGATCTGCTGGACATGCAAGCCGGCTTCGACACGGCGCTGGCGCGCGAAGTGAAAGTGTCCGAACGAAGCGCCCCTTCCTGGCTGGATGTCAATGGCGTGG is a genomic window of Paraburkholderia bryophila containing:
- a CDS encoding FRG domain-containing protein — protein: MTDTEQELCSFEDVRAVLKDISLDDGHYFRGERRNDYSLIPKIGRLTSEPKEAEPGKLILDLRYPVTVVDEREAFRRFKAAARPHLISPPSDDWDWLALAQHHGLPTRLLDWTTNPLVALYFAISEFADDSWLRNERANSPNYNGGAAFYVMRVKHQPLDTKNCDPFTSDGLFFPSHVSPRITSQGGLFSIQQKPHAALRWGRIRKFHIPFSARMDIKRELALFGMTHSFIYPGLEGITKDLQERINSF